One window of Candidatus Sulfotelmatobacter sp. genomic DNA carries:
- a CDS encoding dTDP-4-dehydrorhamnose 3,5-epimerase family protein codes for MIFEPLAVTGAFLARLEPVADERGFFARTWCADELAGAGIAVDFVQQSLARSTRRGTLRGMHLQVEPHAEAKFVRCVAGAIFDAFVDLRPGSPTYLQGVAVVLDALRGDAVFVPAGCAHGYQTLEDETDVLYAMSSRYAPQAARSIRWSDPALGIAWPLADPIVSPRDAAAPSLAEFLRA; via the coding sequence GTGATCTTCGAGCCGCTCGCCGTCACGGGGGCGTTCCTGGCCCGTCTCGAGCCGGTCGCGGACGAGCGCGGCTTCTTCGCCCGCACGTGGTGCGCCGACGAGCTCGCGGGTGCCGGCATCGCGGTCGACTTCGTCCAGCAGTCGCTGGCGCGCAGCACGCGTCGCGGGACGTTGCGCGGAATGCACCTGCAAGTCGAACCGCACGCCGAGGCGAAGTTCGTGCGCTGCGTCGCCGGCGCGATCTTCGACGCGTTCGTCGATCTGCGGCCGGGATCGCCGACGTACTTGCAGGGTGTCGCGGTCGTGCTCGACGCGCTGCGCGGCGACGCCGTGTTCGTGCCGGCCGGTTGCGCGCACGGCTATCAAACGCTGGAGGATGAGACCGACGTGCTGTACGCGATGAGCAGCCGGTATGCCCCGCAGGCGGCCCGCTCGATCCGCTGGTCGGATCCCGCGCTCGGCATCGCCTGGCCGCTGGCCGATCCGATCGTTTCGCCGCGCGACGCCGCCGCGCCGAGCCTCGCGGAGTTCTTGCGTGCATAG
- the rfbG gene encoding CDP-glucose 4,6-dehydratase: MADLVSRTALWRGRRVLLTGHTGFKGGWLALWLHEHGARVTGLALPVATDPSVFEQLAIGRRVDSRIGDVRDPATVAAAFAAARPEIVFHLAAQPIVRASYDDPLGTYTTNVVGSLNVLEAARRAGVGAVVMVTTDKVYRNDGAGRAFREDDPLGGIDAYSASKACAELVTASYRAAFGVPVVAARAGNVIGGGDRSADRIVPDIVRAWERGEPVVLRNPTAVRPWQHVADALSGYVLIAERLLDGTGVASGAYNFGPPPGDRRSVADLARALIDGLGGGVGIEIVPRADGKEEAPTLALDPALAERELGWRQRYDVAAAAAATAAWYRAAGGGRDDLTALTLEQLGALVPR; encoded by the coding sequence GTGGCGGACCTGGTGAGCCGGACCGCGTTGTGGCGCGGCCGGCGCGTGCTGCTGACCGGCCACACCGGATTCAAGGGCGGCTGGCTCGCGCTCTGGCTGCACGAGCACGGCGCGCGGGTGACCGGACTGGCGTTGCCGGTGGCAACCGATCCGTCGGTGTTCGAACAGCTCGCGATCGGCCGCCGCGTCGACTCGCGCATCGGCGACGTGCGCGACCCCGCCACGGTTGCCGCCGCGTTCGCGGCGGCACGGCCCGAGATCGTGTTCCATCTCGCCGCGCAGCCGATCGTGCGTGCCTCGTACGACGATCCGCTCGGAACGTACACGACGAACGTCGTCGGCTCGCTGAACGTGCTCGAAGCGGCGCGCCGGGCCGGCGTGGGCGCCGTGGTAATGGTCACCACCGACAAGGTGTATCGCAACGACGGCGCCGGGCGCGCGTTTCGCGAAGACGATCCGCTGGGCGGGATCGACGCCTATTCCGCCAGCAAGGCGTGCGCCGAGCTCGTGACCGCATCGTACCGGGCGGCGTTCGGCGTGCCGGTCGTCGCGGCGCGGGCCGGCAACGTGATCGGCGGCGGCGACCGCAGCGCGGACCGGATCGTCCCCGACATCGTGCGCGCCTGGGAGCGCGGCGAGCCGGTCGTGCTGCGGAATCCGACCGCCGTGCGCCCCTGGCAGCACGTCGCCGACGCCTTGTCGGGCTACGTGCTGATCGCGGAGCGTCTGCTGGACGGAACGGGTGTCGCGTCGGGTGCGTACAACTTCGGACCGCCGCCCGGCGATCGTCGCAGCGTGGCCGACTTGGCCCGCGCGCTCATCGACGGCCTCGGCGGTGGCGTCGGAATCGAGATCGTGCCCCGCGCCGACGGGAAAGAAGAAGCGCCGACGCTGGCGCTCGACCCGGCGCTGGCCGAGCGCGAGCTCGGCTGGCGGCAGCGCTACGACGTCGCCGCGGCGGCCGCGGCGACGGCGGCGTGGTATCGCGCCGCCGGCGGCGGCCGCGACGACCTGACCGCGCTGACGCTCGAACAGCTCGGCGCGCTGGTGCCGCGGTGA
- a CDS encoding glycosyltransferase has protein sequence MSADTVRVRPTISVVITSYNYERFLGQAIESVLSQEYPALELVVVDNASTDGSRAVMERYASDPRVRLIFNAENVGRNANHNIGWRHSGGEYVVFLSADDFLLPGHLDALEDLVHRYPGADLTYARAVEVDAEGRPIRVNELLGVIEVEEYGPGRNEFADLLASSSSMWLPTMLLRRSFLDETGGFDESVNVAADFDLQLRLIAMGKKVAFLNRALVCIRFHGTNPSGEHFMRSGDLVRDFARIYERVIAAHPDLVREREFAITAMLRGYLRNVAPEHRAATARDCGPAIAQIGALLQASDARPFPTEPLVSVVIPTAGKRIGELLTALESVRAQTYAHWEAVVVNDGDADLSAVFARYVGEPRLRFVRAMGGGGPASARNAALRLAAGTVVAYLDDDDRFAPTHLATLVTPIVAGADVALADVSLLVEARESHFSGRLVPLASVAWQYPTETWGAALAVAPCVPLVAVAHRRSLVDRYGPFAAGLAIDEGWDFLARIAPQTRAAFTHARTAERHWRPAVYDQIEAGRLPHLAASVGLVHQRAAGEDGRLAPARAAYLAALAACVPSLREPTRVLDGTVQLAGLAMKPWLQHAPVLETTMRGSQYP, from the coding sequence ATGAGCGCCGATACCGTGCGTGTGCGACCGACGATCAGCGTCGTCATCACATCGTACAACTACGAGCGTTTCTTGGGCCAGGCGATCGAGAGCGTCTTATCCCAGGAGTACCCGGCCCTGGAGCTCGTCGTGGTCGACAATGCGTCGACCGACGGCTCACGCGCGGTCATGGAGCGGTACGCGAGCGATCCGCGCGTCCGGCTGATCTTCAACGCCGAGAACGTCGGGCGCAACGCGAATCACAACATCGGCTGGCGCCACAGCGGCGGGGAGTACGTCGTCTTCCTTTCGGCTGACGATTTTCTGCTACCCGGGCACCTCGACGCGCTCGAGGACCTGGTGCACCGGTACCCCGGCGCCGACCTCACCTACGCGCGAGCGGTCGAGGTGGATGCCGAGGGGCGGCCGATTCGAGTCAACGAGCTGCTCGGCGTCATCGAGGTCGAGGAGTACGGCCCGGGCCGTAACGAGTTCGCCGACCTGCTCGCCAGCAGCAGCTCGATGTGGCTTCCGACGATGCTGCTGCGGCGTTCGTTCCTGGACGAGACGGGCGGCTTCGACGAATCCGTGAACGTCGCCGCGGACTTTGACCTGCAGCTGCGGCTCATCGCGATGGGCAAGAAGGTCGCGTTTCTCAACCGTGCGTTGGTGTGCATTCGGTTCCACGGGACGAATCCGTCCGGCGAGCATTTCATGCGGTCCGGCGACCTGGTGCGCGACTTCGCACGGATCTACGAGCGCGTGATCGCGGCGCACCCCGACCTGGTGCGCGAGCGGGAGTTCGCCATCACGGCGATGCTGCGGGGTTACCTGCGGAACGTCGCTCCCGAGCATCGTGCCGCCACCGCGCGCGATTGCGGTCCGGCCATCGCGCAGATCGGCGCACTGCTGCAAGCATCCGATGCGCGGCCGTTTCCGACCGAGCCGCTGGTGTCGGTCGTAATCCCGACCGCGGGCAAACGAATCGGAGAGCTGCTGACGGCGCTCGAGTCGGTGCGAGCGCAGACGTACGCGCACTGGGAAGCCGTCGTCGTCAACGACGGCGACGCCGACTTGAGCGCGGTCTTCGCGCGGTATGTCGGCGAACCGCGCTTGCGCTTCGTGCGAGCGATGGGTGGGGGCGGACCGGCGAGCGCGCGCAACGCCGCGCTTCGTTTGGCGGCCGGCACCGTGGTGGCCTATCTCGACGATGACGATCGGTTCGCGCCCACCCATTTGGCCACGCTCGTCACTCCGATCGTCGCGGGAGCCGACGTCGCGCTCGCAGACGTGAGCCTGCTCGTCGAAGCGCGCGAGAGCCACTTCTCGGGCCGGCTCGTGCCGCTCGCGAGCGTGGCGTGGCAGTATCCGACCGAGACGTGGGGCGCGGCGCTCGCGGTCGCGCCGTGCGTGCCGCTGGTGGCGGTCGCGCACCGGCGCAGCTTGGTCGACCGGTACGGGCCCTTTGCCGCTGGCTTGGCGATCGACGAAGGCTGGGACTTTTTGGCGCGCATCGCTCCCCAGACGCGGGCTGCCTTCACGCATGCCCGCACGGCGGAGCGGCACTGGCGGCCGGCCGTGTACGATCAGATCGAAGCCGGCCGTTTGCCGCATCTCGCGGCGTCCGTCGGCCTGGTCCACCAGCGCGCGGCCGGCGAGGACGGCCGGCTCGCGCCGGCACGCGCGGCCTATCTCGCCGCCCTCGCCGCATGCGTACCGTCGCTGCGCGAACCGACGCGTGTCTTGGACGGGACCGTGCAACTTGCCGGGCTGGCCATGAAACCGTGGTTGCAGCATGCCCCCGTGCTCGAGACGACGATGAGAGGATCGCAATACCCGTGA
- a CDS encoding TylF/MycF/NovP-related O-methyltransferase, translating to MSLDRLDITLSFPLADGRTLVRGPLSYNTDGMATRHSVEWMHDPRFVRAYEAAVSSGHRFGANLHVEWRIYLPCWAATLASRLEGDFVECGVDTGMVSRAVCSYVGFERLSDRRFYLLDTFAGFPAEQLTDAERAAGLEEYYDAYYGDTYELVRRNFAAYPNVVLVKGRVPETLTQVRSEKVAYLMIDMNAVVPERAAIEYFWDKLVPGAPVVFDDYAYVPGHEAQRAALDAFAREKGCVILSMPTGQALLLKPPA from the coding sequence ATGAGCCTCGACCGCCTCGACATCACGCTGAGCTTTCCGTTGGCGGACGGCCGCACGCTGGTGCGTGGGCCGTTGAGCTACAACACCGACGGGATGGCGACGCGCCATTCGGTCGAGTGGATGCACGATCCGCGCTTCGTGCGGGCGTACGAAGCGGCCGTTTCGAGCGGCCACCGCTTCGGCGCGAACCTGCACGTGGAGTGGCGCATCTACCTGCCGTGCTGGGCCGCGACACTGGCTAGCCGGCTCGAAGGCGACTTCGTGGAGTGCGGCGTCGACACCGGGATGGTATCCCGGGCAGTCTGCTCGTACGTCGGCTTCGAGCGGCTTTCGGATCGCCGCTTCTACCTGCTCGACACGTTCGCGGGGTTTCCGGCCGAGCAGCTCACCGACGCCGAGCGGGCCGCTGGCCTGGAAGAGTACTACGACGCGTACTACGGCGACACGTACGAGCTGGTGCGTCGCAATTTCGCGGCCTACCCGAACGTCGTGCTCGTGAAGGGACGTGTTCCCGAGACGCTGACGCAGGTTCGCTCGGAGAAGGTCGCCTACCTGATGATCGACATGAACGCCGTCGTGCCGGAACGAGCGGCGATCGAGTACTTCTGGGACAAGCTCGTGCCGGGCGCTCCGGTCGTGTTCGACGACTACGCGTACGTTCCGGGACACGAGGCGCAGCGCGCCGCGCTCGACGCGTTCGCGCGCGAGAAGGGATGCGTGATTCTCTCGATGCCGACCGGGCAGGCGCTGCTCTTGAAGCCGCCGGCATGA
- a CDS encoding acyltransferase, producing MHSIAATARISPLCDLEDSVKGSRLVIGEHVMIDAFVKVVFSGGLGDVIIGDWCYVNSGCVLYSGNGITMGRDVLLAANCVLAPTDHEYGDREVPVRLQGFRPSRGGITIEDDVWVGAGSVLLDGTILRRGAVVAAGSVVRGEVPPFTIVAGNRAVPVGVRGQDERTPA from the coding sequence GTGCATAGCATCGCCGCCACGGCGCGCATCTCGCCCCTGTGCGATCTCGAGGACAGCGTGAAGGGGTCGCGCCTGGTCATCGGCGAGCACGTCATGATCGATGCGTTCGTCAAGGTCGTCTTCTCGGGCGGCCTCGGCGACGTCATCATCGGCGACTGGTGCTACGTCAACAGCGGCTGCGTGCTCTACTCCGGCAACGGGATCACGATGGGGCGGGACGTGCTGCTTGCGGCGAACTGCGTGCTGGCGCCGACCGATCACGAATACGGCGACCGCGAGGTTCCGGTGCGGCTGCAAGGGTTTCGCCCCAGCCGGGGCGGCATCACGATCGAGGACGACGTCTGGGTGGGTGCCGGCTCGGTACTGCTCGACGGTACGATCCTGCGCCGCGGTGCGGTCGTCGCGGCCGGCTCGGTCGTGCGCGGCGAAGTCCCGCCCTTCACGATCGTCGCCGGCAACCGCGCCGTCCCGGTCGGCGTCCGCGGCCAGGACGAAAGGACCCCGGCATGA
- a CDS encoding CmcI family methyltransferase translates to MTPPRSPNDPRNPDLLRAMREDRAVGDARHTLMAKGFEYGYHRNFEWLGIPIIQWPQDVLALVEILWEVKPTLVVETGVAFGGALVLYASILRLAGIEPQVVGVELAMRDANRARLNAHPLAAGITILDGSSTDPAIVAQVAARARDSARTLVILDSHHTHEHVAEELDLYAPFVTPGSYLIVYGTSVADLPADLALNRPWGPERNPGTALADWLPKHPEFAVARDVDDRLVLSDAPGGYLRRLR, encoded by the coding sequence GTGACACCGCCCCGCTCGCCGAACGATCCCCGCAACCCCGACCTGCTGCGCGCCATGCGCGAGGATCGAGCGGTCGGCGACGCCCGCCACACCTTGATGGCGAAAGGGTTCGAGTACGGTTACCACCGCAACTTCGAATGGCTCGGCATCCCGATCATCCAGTGGCCGCAAGACGTGCTCGCGCTGGTCGAGATCCTCTGGGAAGTGAAGCCGACACTGGTGGTCGAGACCGGCGTCGCCTTCGGCGGCGCGCTCGTGCTGTACGCGTCGATCCTGCGGCTGGCCGGGATCGAGCCGCAGGTCGTCGGCGTCGAGCTCGCGATGCGCGATGCGAACCGCGCGCGGCTGAACGCTCACCCCCTCGCCGCCGGAATCACGATCCTCGACGGTTCGTCGACCGATCCGGCGATCGTCGCGCAGGTCGCGGCGCGTGCGCGAGACTCCGCCCGCACGCTGGTGATCCTCGACTCGCACCATACGCACGAGCACGTCGCCGAGGAGCTGGACCTCTACGCGCCCTTCGTGACGCCGGGCAGCTACCTGATCGTCTACGGTACCTCGGTCGCCGATCTGCCCGCAGACCTCGCGCTGAACCGCCCGTGGGGGCCCGAGCGCAATCCCGGCACGGCGCTGGCGGACTGGCTGCCGAAGCACCCCGAGTTCGCCGTGGCACGCGACGTCGACGATCGGCT
- the rfbF gene encoding glucose-1-phosphate cytidylyltransferase produces the protein MKAIILAGGLGTRISEETTVRPKPMVEIGGRPILWHIMKGFAQQGVTEFVLCLGYKGFAIKEYFLNFYAHNSDVTVDLSNSDVTVHRTASEPWRVTLVDTGDTTMTGGRLKRVRDYVAGETFYATYGDGVSDVDLGALLAHHRAAGASATLTAVKPPGRFGAIEIHGSLVERFREKPDGDGGWINGGFFVLEPEVFDVIAGDETHFEREPLERLAAEGRLAAYRHEGFWHPLDTVRDKTILEEHWASGEAPWRTW, from the coding sequence ATGAAAGCGATCATCTTGGCGGGCGGGCTGGGTACGCGCATCAGCGAGGAGACCACCGTGCGTCCCAAGCCGATGGTCGAGATCGGCGGTCGGCCCATTCTGTGGCACATCATGAAAGGGTTCGCGCAGCAAGGCGTGACCGAGTTCGTGCTGTGCCTGGGCTACAAGGGGTTCGCGATCAAGGAGTACTTCCTCAACTTCTACGCGCACAACTCGGACGTCACCGTCGACCTCTCGAACAGCGACGTGACCGTCCATCGCACCGCCTCGGAGCCGTGGCGGGTGACGCTGGTCGATACCGGCGATACGACGATGACGGGCGGACGGCTCAAGCGCGTTCGCGACTACGTGGCCGGTGAGACGTTCTACGCGACCTACGGTGACGGCGTGTCGGACGTCGACCTGGGTGCGCTGCTCGCGCACCACCGGGCGGCCGGGGCATCGGCGACGTTGACGGCGGTCAAGCCGCCGGGCCGGTTCGGCGCGATCGAGATCCACGGGTCGCTGGTCGAGCGCTTCCGCGAGAAACCCGACGGTGACGGCGGCTGGATCAACGGCGGCTTCTTCGTGCTCGAGCCCGAGGTGTTCGACGTGATCGCCGGCGACGAGACGCACTTCGAGCGCGAGCCGCTCGAGCGGCTCGCGGCCGAAGGGCGGTTGGCCGCATACCGGCACGAAGGCTTCTGGCACCCGCTCGACACCGTGCGCGACAAGACGATCCTCGAAGAGCACTGGGCGAGCGGCGAGGCTCCGTGGCGGACCTGGTGA